One part of the Rutidosis leptorrhynchoides isolate AG116_Rl617_1_P2 chromosome 1, CSIRO_AGI_Rlap_v1, whole genome shotgun sequence genome encodes these proteins:
- the LOC139849798 gene encoding protein ROH1D-like has product MPSPNGYPMSRRTFSRLLFGFGSNSISNQVYSMEVFTHFDIHLDKDIESFQYKVFSQFKKLSDSSDDELLSFNWLSKLLDAFLACHQDFEDFLLKHTLAFSKPPLDYLVNEFFEKSIKALDICNAVCDGIEKIRRSHKYLQIVSDALNSKHKKLITKGQFRRARKALTDLNNVTLENNNAAQWFFLGRFKSFGHSSKRKDLNRSISRSISSNSWSTSKQLQSMVNGLILPRASEVTATRGLVNVIFTMSFVQMFVMWALAASIDCQDRGSITNFTIPNNYLWGSPLSVIYTRIINESKKCDRKNNVGLLKEIYQMEKTVHFVTYLVDSSHQFPLTEEHKEKVRHGANEVSIVSDAHGNWLYPFECQVRQVFHKIISCRLEGLENLCRTSS; this is encoded by the coding sequence ATGCCGTCTCCCAATGGTTACCCAATGTCACGTAGGACGTTTAGTCGATTACTTTTTGGGTTTGGGAGCAATTCTATATCTAATCAAGTTTATTCAATGGAAGTGTTTACCCATTTTGATATCCATCTTGATAAGGATATCGAGTCGTTTCAATATAAGGTCTTTAGCCAGTTCAAAAAACTTTCAGACTCGTCTGATGATGAACTTCTCTCCTTTAATTGGTTGTCCAAATTATTAGACGCTTTTCTCGCTTGTCAtcaagattttgaagattttctattaaaacatacgTTAGCTTTTTCAAAACCGCCTTTAGATTATCTTGTTAATGAGTTCTTTGAAAAAAGCATTAAGGCACTTGATATTTGTAACGCCGTTTGTGATGGGATTGAGAAGATTAGGCGTTCACATAAGTACTTACAGATTGTTTCGGATGCTTTAAATTCAAAACACAAAAAACTAATCACCAAAGGGCAGTTTAGGAGGGCGAGAAAAGCATTGACCGATTTAAATAACGTAACGCTTGAGAACAATAACGCTGCCCAATGGTTCTTTTTGGGCAGATTCAAATCTTTTGGGCATTCAAGTAAAAGAAAAGACCTAAATAGATCTATTTCGCGAAGTATATCTAGTAATTCATGGTCAACAAGTAAACAACTTCAGTCAATGGTAAATGGATTAATTTTACCTCGAGCGAGTGAAGTAACTGCCACTCGTGGCCTTGTAAATGTTATTTTCACCATGAGTTTTGTTCAAATGTTTGTCATGTGGGCCCTAGCTGCTTCTATTGATTGTCAAGATAGAGGTTCTATTACTAATTTTACCATACCAAACAATTACTTATGGGGTAGTCCATTGTCGGTTATCTATACTCGAATCATAAATGAATCCAAGAAGTGTGATCGCAAGAACAATGTTGGGTTGTTAAAGGAGATATATCAAATGGAAAAAACCGTTCATTTTGTGACATATTTGGTAGATTCGAGTCACCAGTTTCCCTTGACCGAAGAACATAAGGAAAAGGTGAGACATGGGGCTAATGAAGTGTCTATAGTTAGTGATGCGCATGGCAATTGGTTGTATCCATTCGAGTGCCAAGTGAGACAAGTCTTTCACAAAATTATTTCGTGTCGGTTAGAGGGTCTTGAAAACTTGTGCAGGACATCATCATGA
- the LOC139885777 gene encoding tubby-like F-box protein 8: MSFRSIVRDVRDGFGSLSRRSFDVRLSGIHTRGKSQGSINDLTDNHLSLVVQNSRWANLPPELLFDVIKRLEESESTWPARKHVVACAAVCMSWRSMCKEIVRTPESCGKLTFPVSLKQPGPRDVTIQCFIKRDKSNLTYHLYLCLSPAALLVENGKFLLSAKRTRRTTCTEYVISMDAENISRSSNTYIGKLRSNFLGTKFLIYDTQPPLSGANIPPPGRSKRFYSKKVSPKVPSGSYNIAHINYELNVLGTRGPRRMHCVMHSIPASSLEPGGSVPGQPDQLLPPRSLEDSFRTMSFSKSLDHSTEFSSSRFSEIMGAAMSSDVPDSEKSKLPLVLKNKSPRWHEQLQCWCLNFRGRVTIASVKNFQLIASLPAGGTSQPPQPPPPDHDKVILQFGKVGKDMFTMDYRYPLSAFQAFAICLSSFDTKLACE, encoded by the exons ATGTCGTTTCGTAGCATAGTTCGTGATGTGAGAGATGGATTTGGGAGTCTATCAAGGCGTAGTTTTGACGTGAGGCTTTCGGGGATTCATACAAGAGGAAAATCACAGGGTTCAATCAATGATTTAACTGATAATCATCTGTCACTTGTGGTTCAAAACAGTAGGTGGGCTAATCTCCCACCCGAGCTTCTTTTCGATGTAATTAAAAGATTAGAAGAAAGTGAAAGCACTTGGCCTGCAAGAAAACATGTTGTTGCGTGTGCTGCGGTTTGTATGTCTTGGAGGAGTATGTGTAAGGAAATTGTTCGAACTCCCGAATCTTGTGGGAAGCTTACTTTCCCAGTTTCGTTAAAGCAG CCAGGGCCACGTGACGTTACTATCCAGTGTTTCATCAAGAGGGATAAATCAAATTTGACTTATCATCTTTATTTGTGTCTTAGTCCAG CTGCTTTACTTGTTGAAAATGGGAAATTCTTGCTGTCTGCGAAAAGAACTCGAAGAACTACTTGTACGGAATACGTCATCTCCATGGACGCTGAAAACATATCGAGATCAAGCAACACTTATATTGGAAAGCTCAG ATCTAATTTTCTTGGGACAAAGTTCTTAATATATGACACACAGCCTCCTCTTTCGGGTGCCAATATCCCACCACCAGGTCGATCGAAAAGATTCTATTCCAAAAAAGTCTCACCAAAAGTGCCAAGTGGCAGTTACAACATCGCCCACATCAACTACGAGCTTAACGTTCTCGGCACACGTGGCCCACGTAGGATGCACTGCGTCATGCACTCAATTCCTGCCTCCTCACTTGAACCAGGTGGGTCCGTGCCAGGTCAGCCTGACCAGCTCTTGCCTCCACGCTCACTCGAAGACTCATTCCGAACCATGTCTTTCTCAAAGTCACTTGACCACTCAACCGAATTCAGCAGCTCCAGATTTTCAGAAATCATGGGAGCTGCCATGTCATCCGACGTCCCTGATAGCGAAAAGTCAAAATTGCCCTTGGTCTTGAAAAACAAGTCCCCTAGGTGGCATGAACAGTTGCAGTGTTGGTGTTTGAATTTTAGGGGACGAGTGACAATAGCTTCTGTCAAGAACTTTCAGCTGATTGCCTCCCTGCCAGCTGGCGGAACGTCACAACCACCACAACCACCGCCACCGGATCACGATAAAGTAATATTGCAATTCGGTAAGGTCGGGAAAGATATGTTTACGATGGATTATCGGTACCCTTTATCTGCATTTCAAGCATTTGCAATCTGTTTAAGCAGCTTTGACACCAAGTTAGCCTGTGAATAG